The Halomonas qaidamensis genome includes the window CACCATGATTACCGCCAGTTAGTAGCGCCGTGGGGCCTTCCCCATTTTTCACTACGGTGATAGGAATCATCACCGCGCCCCAGGCAGACTCATCGGTCGAAATCGGCAGTTTTAAAAAGCCGTGTTGAATGCCGTCGGCGTCGAAATCAACGGTGGCAGAAATAGGGCTTGGCCGCAGTTGGTTCGGTTGAAGCGTCATCGTATGTCCCTTGTATTGTATAGACAGCTACTTAACAAACAGCTGGCGCGGAAAATTAGCCAGGGTTTCACAGCCATTTTCAGTAATCAGAATGCTTTCGGTAATTTCTAGCCCCCAATCTTCTACCCAGAGGCCAGGCATGAAGTGAAACGTCATGCCTGGTTGAAGAATAGTGTCGTCTGACGGACGTAAGCTCATTGTGCGCTCGCCCCAGTCCGGCGGGTATGAAATACCGATAGGATAGCCACAGCGTGCGCCACCACGGTCAAAACCGTACTTATCCATCGCCGCGCCCAGCGCCATGGCAATATCCGCCGTACGATTACCCGGCTTAGCCACGGCAAGTCCACTCTCGATGCCTTCCAGCAAAGCAGATTCAGCACGAATGAAGTCTGCCGGGGGCGTACCTAGAAAGACGGTGCGCGACATCGGTGCGTGGTAGCGTTTGAACACACCGGCAATTTCGAAAAACGTGCCTTCGCCTTTGCGAAATGGCGTGTCATCCCAGGTTAAGTGTGGCGCTGCGGCATCTTTTCCAGTGGGCAGCATAGGCACAATGGCAGGATAGTCACCACCAAACACCTTACCGTTCTCGTCAATAAACCCTTCGATGCCGACGCGGTAAATTTCCGAGACCAGCTTACTTTTTGGCAGCCCAGGTTCAATGACTTCCAAAATGCGCGTATGCATGCCTTCAACAATTTTTGCCGCCACGCGCATGTAGGCGATTTCTTGAGGCGACTTAATCGCTCGGCACCAGTTTACGAGAGCGTTGGCATCCATAAAGCGCGCATGGGGAAGCTCACGCAAAAGGCTTTGGTAGGCTTTAGCAGAGAAGTAGTAGTTGTCCATCTCCATGCCCACCACGCCGGTATGCCAGCCACGGTCGGGCATTATCGACTGGGCCAAATATTCCATCGGATGCATGTCTGGATTTTGGACATAGTAGTCTGGATAGTAGGTGATAT containing:
- the doeA gene encoding ectoine hydrolase DoeA (DoeA (degradation of ectoine A) is also called EutD (ectoine utilization D).), whose translation is MTEVSLPFTRKEYANRLWKVRAEMAVRGIDVLIVSDPSNMAWLTGYDGWSFYVHQCVLVGLEGEPVWFGRRMDANGALRTCWIDPDNITYYPDYYVQNPDMHPMEYLAQSIMPDRGWHTGVVGMEMDNYYFSAKAYQSLLRELPHARFMDANALVNWCRAIKSPQEIAYMRVAAKIVEGMHTRILEVIEPGLPKSKLVSEIYRVGIEGFIDENGKVFGGDYPAIVPMLPTGKDAAAPHLTWDDTPFRKGEGTFFEIAGVFKRYHAPMSRTVFLGTPPADFIRAESALLEGIESGLAVAKPGNRTADIAMALGAAMDKYGFDRGGARCGYPIGISYPPDWGERTMSLRPSDDTILQPGMTFHFMPGLWVEDWGLEITESILITENGCETLANFPRQLFVK